DNA sequence from the Methylacidiphilum kamchatkense Kam1 genome:
AAATAGATTCACTAATTATCAATATCTTTTCGTAGCTTGCCGTATATCTATCCAAGATCTGTTTTAAGTTTTGGACATCATTATGCCCAAATACCCTAATTGTAGCCTGACTTAATCTGGCTCCATCCCATAATGAAGCATGGCAGTGCTTATCCATTAAAATCAAATCCGATTTGCCGACTAAAGCTGGTATAGTCCCAATGGCTGCACTATATCCCGTTGGAAAAATCAGGGCCTTTTCTTTCCCTTTCCATTGTGCCAATGCTTTTTCAAAAGGAGAAAAAAGGGGATTGTTTCCTGATATCAACCGAGAAGCCGAACAACTGGCTCCATATTCCTGGATTGCCTGCTGCGCCTTCTCCTTGACTAGTGGATGTTGGGAAAGCCCAAGATAATCATTTGATGAAAAATTTATGATCTGTTTTCCTTCATATTCAGCCCGCATCCCTTCTATCGGCCGAAAATCCTTTAGTCTTCGCAAGAGGTTTTTATTTTTAAGCTCATCAAGCCCCTTTGCTAACTTCTGAATGAATTTTTTTTCTCCTTCAACAATCATAAAGCTTCTACAGAATGAACAATCTTTCCATTGATAATAACAATCGAAGGCTCTTTTTGTTCATAAAGGAGCGCTTCCAATAGATCAGAAGAAGAAGAAGAATTAAAAGGGATAGCCACTAGATCCGCATAGGCACCGACAGCAATTTCTCCTAGTTTGCCTTGCAGTCCCAAAGCCTTAGCAGGATTCACTGTCACCATCTTCCACCAATCCTCTATGGATATTTCTGGGCAAGCTTGTCGAGCCTTCTGTATTTCTTTTCTCATATCTAAAGAGTCGTTGGAGGCCAGGCTGTCGGTTCCCAAAACGACATTGACTCCTCTAGATAAAAGCTGCCTTAAAGGAAAAGGATCATGACCAAAAAAGGCATGCGATTTAGGGCAATAAACAACATTCCAAGAATTTTTTTTAAACCAATCCCAATCAGTCTCGTCTAGATAATTAAGATGGACTAAAAAGGCATTTTTAGTTAACAGCTCATTTTCAGCAAGAAAACGGAGTGGGGTGGATTTTTTAAACCTTGCACTCCTTGGCTCTACCCGAGAGATAAAATCAAACAACCCTCCTTTTTTTTGCGTGAACATCTCATATTCTTCATAAGATTCTGCCACATGAGTCATTAATAATCCATTTTCTTGAAGGCACCACCTCTTTGATAACGCGTATAATTCAGGGCTTGCCGTATAGGGAGAATGAGGAGATAGTCCGATAGCTGTCGAAGAAGCTCGGTTGCTAAAAAAAAGAAGAGAGCCAGCTAATTTTTCATCCGTCCAAGAAGAGCAGTTGACATCGATAAGTTCAAGAAAACTAAAGACCCGTAATGGATAAGGGGATTCAAAAAGAAAAACTTCTGGTATGGATACGACATCAAGGACACAGGTAGTGGCTGACTTCAAAAGTAAATCGATACCCATGCTATGGGCTTTGAGATAGTCAATTGCCGATAATGTTTTCTTAAATTGAATAATAGTCTGCAGCCAATCCACAAAAGATCCTTTGGAAGCTGACAATTTATCCTTCAAAAGCGTGTATTCTAAATGACAGTGTGAATTGATAAACCCAGGAAAAATTATGGAATTGCCTAATTCAAGGACTTTTTCTCCTTCGAGCGCTTCCAAAGAAGTCGCCACCTCGACTATTTTATTTCCTCTGATTCGAATTGCTCCAGGAGATAATATCAACCCCGGTTTACATACAACATGGGAAGCTTTGAGAAGAAACATTCAGTTTGAATTCTATTTGAAGGAAAATAAAAATAAAGGCAAAATTGTATGAATAAGACTCCTCACACACATCCAAAGATAAAAAGACTTTTCCCTTATATTTTTTTCCTTCAAATAGCTCCTCTCAAAAAGTGTTGAGCTAAACTCTAGTTTTGCAAATAGTGTTTATTGACTACCTGGAGAGTCCTATTAGAACGGACAAAGCGGCAAAGCTGCTGAGGGGGGGATCAGTCAAGATGCTGCATCGATGGGAGTGCGAAGGTTGGTTCGTTCCGGTGGCGCGGAAGGACAGCCACCGACGCCTGTATACCGAAACACAAATCGATGAATTTATCGGCTTGCGAAATGCGGTATCCGAGCCGACACGAGCATTTTGCCAAGGTCAATGGCTGCGAATGGATGGTGCTCAATCAGGAACGGTTGTCAGCCAAACAGGAAATGGTGCAAGAGCGGATGACAATCCTACCTTGCTTTTCTTTTAGGTTGGATGGGTTAAGAAACTACAGAGATTAGCTAAGCGAGGCGCTGAGGAAGGAGGCAACCCATGAAATACAGAATTGCATCGGATTATCCGTTGGAGAGCGATTGGCTGTCTGCCAAGGAATTCAAACAACATGACAAGAGCGATAGCGCAGCCATAGCGATTGCCATCCAGGGGGTAGACTTGTCAGATACGAATGCGTCAGCAAGACGGGTCTGGGCAGGAAGAAAATTGTGCGCACGATTGTGTATGTTTTTGGCAGTCTAATATATATGTCTTTAGCTATAGGCTCAGATAGACCTAAAAGAAGAAAAGAACAATCCCTTGGAAACAAGAGGATTGTTAGCCAATCAGTGCCGCGTGACCTTCAAAGAAAAATAAAAGAACATCTTTAAGAAAGCTCTTTTTTCCTTTCCTTTTTAATGAAAGGAAGATTAAGGGGTAAAGTAGGATATTGGGCGTAGAGTTTTGGAAAACATATTGGAGCATATTTCTTCCAAAGCCAATGCAAGCAATAAAGGAATGTGTAGGAATAAATTATGGAGATAATCCAACCAGCACAAATATCTGAAGGATAATGCACTCCCATGTATATTCTTGAGTAGCTTACCATGAAAACCCATAACCAGAACCAAATAGCTGGCAATCCATATACGGCTGTAGCCATGACCGCAGCAGCTGTATTATTGGCTGCATGTCCAGAAGGAAAAGACCTTCCCCTTGCCCGCTCTCCTGTCCTAGAAGGATTGGAATAGTAGATATGATTAGATTTTTCCACAACTCTAACATTGGGAAGCACCTGAAAAGGTCTTGGTCTATGGACCATTTCTTTGATTGAATCAATAATTAACCGATCACCAACTAGAACAGAAAAAAGCACTAAAATAACAAACAACCGTTCTCTAAATTTTCCAAAATAAAGGAGGGAAATTCCAAGCAACCATAAAGGCAAACGAAAATTCCCCAAATCAGAAATAAACGGCATCAACTGATCCAGCCATGGCGTATGCGCTCCATTGATCCAATAAAAGACATAAAGATCCAGCGACATCGACGAAAAGACAGATAAATTTATCGTTTATAAAGCCTCAAAGCATTCCCAATAACAAAAAGATCAGATAATCCCATAGCGGCCGCGCAAATCGAAGGAGACATTTTTCCCATCACCGCAAGAGGAATAGCTAAGGTATTATACAAGAATGCCCAAAAAAGATTTTCTTTTATTGTTTTAAGGGTTTTATCACTGATTTCTAATAGGACTGGAATAATCTCTATATCCGCATTCAGCAAGACAATATCAGCGGACTCCTTAGCAATATCACTGGCATTCAAAACGGCAATTCCCAAATCTGCTTGAGCTAAAGCGGGAGCATCATTTATCCCATCTCCAATAAAAGCAATCGATTTACCCTTTTCCTGAAGCCGCTTAACGACAGCGGCCTTCTCTTCAGGACGGACTTCAGCGATTATGTTTTCAGGGGGAATGCCTATTTCTGTTCCCAATTTCATGGCAATTTCCTTTTTATCTCCAGAAAGGATGTATACGGTATAGCCTCTAGCTAAGAGTTTTGCAATGACCGTTTTAGCATAAGGTTTAATAGGAGCATACACAGGATAAAAAGCCAACAGTTTCTCGTCCATAGATAATCCAATTCCAACAGCACTATTGACTTGTTGCTCCCAACCACTGACACCTAGGCTTTTTAGCCATGAAACAGAACCCAACCTTACTATTCGATCTCCATAAATCGCTTGAATGCCCGCTCCTGGCTTTTCTTGCCACTGCATCAAAGGAACAGGTTGAGCACTTTTACACTTTTCTGCCAATGCACGACTTATCGGATGGAGACTTGATTTGCAAAGGGAATAAGCAAGCGCATCTGCAAAGGAAGGATCTTGAAAGAAATAAGTTGGATCGTCTATACTTAATACAGGTTCAGTTAACGTTCCAGTTTTGTCGAAAATAACATCTTTAATTTTTCCACATTTTTCTAGGGCAGATCCGTCCCTGATCAGTACCCCTAAAGAAGCCAGTCGATTTGATGCCACCATAATTGCCGCAGGTGTCGCAAGCCCCATAGCGCAGGGACAGGCTACTACGAGAACAGAAGCCGCTCTAATTAGTGCCGTTTCCCATTTGGTCTTTCCTGACATTCCCCATCCCAAAGCTGTCACAATGGCTATAGCTATAACCACAATCACAAAAATACTGCTTATCTTGTCCACAAAATTCTGAATGGAAGCCCGACTTTCTTGAGCTTTCAAAACAACTTCAGCAATATGGGCAAGAACCGTTTTTTCTCCTGAAGAAGTCACGCGGATCACAAGCCGAGCATTAAGGTTAAGGGTTCCTGCAAATACTTTTTTACCAGGAGTCTTATCAACTGGTCTACTTTCTCCTGTTAGCATGCTTTCATCTACAATGCCTTCTCCATCAATTACCTCTCCATCCACCGGGATCCGTTCACCCGGTTTCAAAACTACTCTTTGACCGACAGAAAGGGTTTCAACTGGTACTTTTTTTTCTACATTATTGTCCAACAAAAGATTTGCATAAGGAGGGGCCAGCTCCAAAAGCTTCTTAAGAGTTCTATTGGCTTTACTTGAGACCCTTGCCTCCAGCCAATGTCCGGCACTTACCAGAGTGATAATGGCTGCCGCTTCATCAAAGTAGTAATGTTCTATAATTCCAGGAAAGAGGAGACCCAAAGTGCTTAAAAGAAAAGCTGAAGAACTGCCCAGAGAAACAAGGGTGTCCATGTCCAATCTGCCACTACGAATCTGACGATAGGCTCCTATATAAAAGGAAGAGCCACTGATTATTTGAACAGGTAGCGCTAGCAAAAACAGATAAAGGCCAAAGAAGAAATTCCAATGCACATACAATGTCGTCATCCACGAAGAGGGTACCGAAAGGCTAAAGAGGAAGTTCCCTAACCAGGAAGGAGGGGATCGTACGGTAAATTGGCTTATATAAAGGATAGTTGTCAGAGAGATACCCAACAAAAGAGATCGGGTCCAACGCCTGGAAGCCTCCTCTTCATCTTCTTCTTCCATCAACTTTGCCTCATAGCCAGCACTCTTAACCGCCTCCAGGAGCTGTGTCGGCTGACAGCCTTCTTCAGCATTTACTACCGCCCGAGATGTTTCCAGATCCACATGAGCCGACACTACCTTGGGAACTTGTGTGAGTGCGTTTCGAACATGCCTCACACAATTACTACATGTCATACCTTCGATTCGTAACTTTATTTTCATTTGAAAAATATATGCACAAGGCTTAACTGTTCCTAAAAAAATTCCCTTTTGATTCCCTAAAACCTATTAAAACTGATCATAAAGAGAGTTTGTCGGAATATAGCCAAAAACGATTGAAAACCACAGAAGCCCACAGCCTGACACAAGTTATTATCCTCTCTACTTTTTGTTAATAATTGTAAGTAACAGGCGAAGCTGGCTTTTAGCTTCCCACTGGGAAAGATCCTTTGTTTAAGAAACAGAGGCAAAACAAAGCACAACACCTAAAGAAGAGCTTGAAGAATTTGAACAGCATTCCAAGCTGCTCCTTTCAGCAGTTGATCTCCACTTAAGAAGAAGGCAATCCCACGAGGATGAGACAGGTCTTCTCTAATTCTTCCCACTAATACTTCTTTCTTTCCAGAAGCTTTAAGTGGTGTTGGAAAATATCCATTCTGAGGATCATCGACGACTAAAACTCCGGGAGCCTTAGAAAGTATACTTCTTGTTTGCTGCGCATCTAGTTTCTTAGCAGTTTCAATCACTACTGACTCAGAATGCGCTCTAAAAACAGGAACTCGGATGCAAGTAGCACAGATGTTAAGATTTGGGTAATGGAAAATTTTCCGAATTTCTTGCATCACCTTGTTTTCTTCTCCATTATACCCGTTTTCGGTAACCGGGCTGTTATGAGAAAAAACATTAAAAGCGATTTGCTCTGGAAAAACTTCAGGAACAATCGGCTTTCCATAGACAAAATGACGTAGCTGAGTCTCCAATTCCAATATGGCTTTGGCGCCAGCTCCGCTGACCGCTTGATAAGTAGAGACAATCACTCGCTCAATCGTTGCCACCAGATGAATTGGCCACAAAGCAACCGAGAGGATAGCCGCCGTACAGTTAGGATTGGCAATAATTCCTTTATGACTTTTTAGATCTTCTTTATTAACTTCTGGAACAACCAAGGGAACATTGGGTTGGAGTCTAAAAAAAGAGGAATTGTCAATAACAATCGCCCCACTTTCTTTGGCAATCGGAGCAAACTGTTGTGAAACTGAACTGCCTGCACTAAAAATTACAAAATCAAGACCTTTGAAAGCATGAAAAGATAGTTCTGCAATTGGAAGCTCTTCTCCTAAAAACCCAATTTTTTTACCGACTGATCTGGACGATGCGAACAGGCGCAGCTCAGATATTGGCAGCTTGCTCTCTTCCAAAAGCTTAATTGCTTCTACACCAACAGCCCCTGTCGCCCCAACAATTCCAATTTTTAATCCCATAGCCTCTATGATTCCTTCCTTTTAGTTGACTGTGGAAAAATCTAGAAGGTGAGTCTTCTGATTTTCGCTCGAGAATAATACCAACTTCAATAGTAAATTCCTCTATCCATAATACAATACTGCTTTCTTCTTTTTCTCAATTTTTTTAATAAAAGAAACGAACAGACCATTCTGCTCCCATAACTTTTAAGCTTTTCAATAAAATACCAAAGTTTATAGACTCAGAAACTACTTACCAGAGAGCGGCCTACTTTCTGGTTGGACCGATGGCTTCTGTTCGGAGGGCTTAGTTACTGGAGAAGGTTTCTGAGAGGAGGCTTCTTGTTGAACCACCGAAGCCTTTTTGGCCATCGGTTCATTTTTTGAGGCCGATAGAATCTTAAAAAACGAAGAAAAATTCGGTTTCTCAATGCGATCTAATAGAAGGCTTTCTGACTTGCCCACGAAGATTGCCCCTGGCTCGATCAATAGAGAGGCGGTTTTAATATCGCCAAATACTTTGGAAGTATTGAGCAGTTCTAGTCTTTCTTTTGCAAAAAGGTTCCCTTCTACTTGTCCTCTGACAATAATTGTTTTTGCTTTTATTTCAGCTTTTACAATTGCATTAGGGCCTATCAGCAATACCCCATCCTCTGAATGGATATCCCCTTCGAGTTTGCCATTAAGTTGTAATTCACCGCTAAAACCTACGGATCCTTGAAATTCGCTATGTTGATCCAGAATAGTTACCTTTGAGGATTCATCCATTGGTTTTTGGGATTCAGCTTTATCTAACTGATGAAAATTCACTTTTGCACTCCTCTTTTCTTTCTTCTCTTTTACCTTAATTGATTGCAATACGCAAGGGTCGGAATTGATGAAAAAAGACAGCAAAATTTTCTTTTTCTTTTATTACACAACATAAAATGATAAGCCAAAGACAAAAAGGATTTTTTGAAAATGCTAGGTATAGGAGTCGTTGAAAACAACCCTCAAAAAACTCCCTCTCCCAACCAAAGGCTCTTTCTAGAACTGATCTTCAATATCCTCCTATTTACCTCGCTGCTGATCTGCTTGTTACTGGCAATTGCCTATTATCTCTACCATAATCCTAAGTCTATCCTCCTGAGCATTGCTCACCATTATCGTCTTCCTCTACAAATAGAAGAGGTCAAATGGGTGACGCCACATAGTCTAAAATTAGAGAAAATAGAACTTGGAGAAATGGCAAAAATAAAGGAGGCTCAGATCGAATGGGATTGGATGGAGTTGTTTAGCCGACAGCTAATAAAAAAACTAGCGGTGGATTCCCCAGAAATCTGGACAAGTGAAATGATTAAATTTTTAGAGGATAAAATAGGGAGCACCGAACCCTTCCAGCCTCCCTTACCGCCAACATTGGATTTTTTGCTTTTTAAAATCCAATTCAACCCGATTGTTGAGAAGCTGGAGATAAAAAACGCTATTCTCAATATTGATAGAATCCATCCTCAATTACCACCCATTCCCTTGCTTTTGGGTTCCAAGGGTAGCCCTTTTGTTCTATCCCACGTTCCTCTTTTAGGAATTACTGCTAATAACGAAATTTTAGAACAAGCTACTGGCAGCGACATTGTCTTATTGTCTCCCTATGATCCGCTTAGTAAAATTATCTCTATTGAATCCATAAGAGTCAAATTTTCCTGGACTGGGCTTGTTCATCATCGGGTAGAAGAACTCACCGTATTTCGGCCTACTATTTTCATTGGTCCCGATCTTTTTTGGTATGTAGACCAATTCCGTGAATTGCAACGTCAATTGAAAATAAAAGCGAACAAACTCGATACTCTAGAAGATTGGCATATAAAAAAGCTCCACTTAAAGTATGGGAATCTCACTGTGACGGCTTTCGGAGAACCTAGTTTTGAACTTCCTTTCATCTTTGAAACAACTGCTCAGGATTTTCCTTTGAATAATTGGAAGGAAGTGAGCCTTAAGAATGTGCTTCGCATTATCCCTGGAAGAATAGATTATCCTCAGTATGGGCTTTCCATGGAAGTAACTGGAGGAGAAATAGCCTTCAATTTGCCTCCGGAAAGTAATACAGCTAATAACCTTGTCCACTCCATACGATTTAATGAATTAAATTGGAGAGGCTTTAAGGCAACCAATGGATGGATGTCTGTAACCTTCCAA
Encoded proteins:
- a CDS encoding amidohydrolase family protein; translated protein: MFLLKASHVVCKPGLILSPGAIRIRGNKIVEVATSLEALEGEKVLELGNSIIFPGFINSHCHLEYTLLKDKLSASKGSFVDWLQTIIQFKKTLSAIDYLKAHSMGIDLLLKSATTCVLDVVSIPEVFLFESPYPLRVFSFLELIDVNCSSWTDEKLAGSLLFFSNRASSTAIGLSPHSPYTASPELYALSKRWCLQENGLLMTHVAESYEEYEMFTQKKGGLFDFISRVEPRSARFKKSTPLRFLAENELLTKNAFLVHLNYLDETDWDWFKKNSWNVVYCPKSHAFFGHDPFPLRQLLSRGVNVVLGTDSLASNDSLDMRKEIQKARQACPEISIEDWWKMVTVNPAKALGLQGKLGEIAVGAYADLVAIPFNSSSSSDLLEALLYEQKEPSIVIINGKIVHSVEAL
- a CDS encoding phosphatase PAP2 family protein; translated protein: MSLDLYVFYWINGAHTPWLDQLMPFISDLGNFRLPLWLLGISLLYFGKFRERLFVILVLFSVLVGDRLIIDSIKEMVHRPRPFQVLPNVRVVEKSNHIYYSNPSRTGERARGRSFPSGHAANNTAAAVMATAVYGLPAIWFWLWVFMVSYSRIYMGVHYPSDICAGWIISIIYSYTFLYCLHWLWKKYAPICFPKLYAQYPTLPLNLPFIKKERKKELS
- a CDS encoding heavy metal translocating P-type ATPase, which translates into the protein MKIKLRIEGMTCSNCVRHVRNALTQVPKVVSAHVDLETSRAVVNAEEGCQPTQLLEAVKSAGYEAKLMEEEDEEEASRRWTRSLLLGISLTTILYISQFTVRSPPSWLGNFLFSLSVPSSWMTTLYVHWNFFFGLYLFLLALPVQIISGSSFYIGAYRQIRSGRLDMDTLVSLGSSSAFLLSTLGLLFPGIIEHYYFDEAAAIITLVSAGHWLEARVSSKANRTLKKLLELAPPYANLLLDNNVEKKVPVETLSVGQRVVLKPGERIPVDGEVIDGEGIVDESMLTGESRPVDKTPGKKVFAGTLNLNARLVIRVTSSGEKTVLAHIAEVVLKAQESRASIQNFVDKISSIFVIVVIAIAIVTALGWGMSGKTKWETALIRAASVLVVACPCAMGLATPAAIMVASNRLASLGVLIRDGSALEKCGKIKDVIFDKTGTLTEPVLSIDDPTYFFQDPSFADALAYSLCKSSLHPISRALAEKCKSAQPVPLMQWQEKPGAGIQAIYGDRIVRLGSVSWLKSLGVSGWEQQVNSAVGIGLSMDEKLLAFYPVYAPIKPYAKTVIAKLLARGYTVYILSGDKKEIAMKLGTEIGIPPENIIAEVRPEEKAAVVKRLQEKGKSIAFIGDGINDAPALAQADLGIAVLNASDIAKESADIVLLNADIEIIPVLLEISDKTLKTIKENLFWAFLYNTLAIPLAVMGKMSPSICAAAMGLSDLFVIGNALRLYKR
- a CDS encoding aspartate-semialdehyde dehydrogenase — translated: MGLKIGIVGATGAVGVEAIKLLEESKLPISELRLFASSRSVGKKIGFLGEELPIAELSFHAFKGLDFVIFSAGSSVSQQFAPIAKESGAIVIDNSSFFRLQPNVPLVVPEVNKEDLKSHKGIIANPNCTAAILSVALWPIHLVATIERVIVSTYQAVSGAGAKAILELETQLRHFVYGKPIVPEVFPEQIAFNVFSHNSPVTENGYNGEENKVMQEIRKIFHYPNLNICATCIRVPVFRAHSESVVIETAKKLDAQQTRSILSKAPGVLVVDDPQNGYFPTPLKASGKKEVLVGRIREDLSHPRGIAFFLSGDQLLKGAAWNAVQILQALL
- a CDS encoding bactofilin family protein; its protein translation is MNFHQLDKAESQKPMDESSKVTILDQHSEFQGSVGFSGELQLNGKLEGDIHSEDGVLLIGPNAIVKAEIKAKTIIVRGQVEGNLFAKERLELLNTSKVFGDIKTASLLIEPGAIFVGKSESLLLDRIEKPNFSSFFKILSASKNEPMAKKASVVQQEASSQKPSPVTKPSEQKPSVQPESRPLSGK